The proteins below come from a single Necator americanus strain Aroian chromosome V, whole genome shotgun sequence genomic window:
- a CDS encoding hypothetical protein (NECATOR_CHRV.G20204.T1), translating to MVLEKFYGEYHACYNVISGVFKIDPRRTPEENPQPSIDEEEEMFSKGIMKTKTIHRNSQFHKPFSLRWTWVSPSIGYPNDHIIVRERLCLTDVVVVPKFYTGSDHRLIREKLFTRREEKTPKFRGRGPGTIINRSFFAALTGLWVDSAVGNIDEKYDQLVETCTTARGRLKVLNPSGDACLSKL from the coding sequence ATGGTCTTGGAGAAGTTCTATGGAGAATATCATGCCTGTTACAATGTCATAAGTGGCGTTTTCAAAATCgacccaagaagaacgcctgaggaaaaCCCACAACCTTCAATAGATGAAGAGGAGGAGATGTTTTCTAAGGGTATCATGAAGACTAAGACCATTCAtaggaactcgcaattccataAGCCCTTTTccctacgctggacgtgggtgTCACCCAGTATAGGGTACCCTAATGACCACATCATTGTCAGGGAAAGGTTGTGCTTGACGGATGTCgttgttgtgccaaagttttatacgggatcggaccatcgcctcatccgggaaaaattgtttacccggagagaagagaaaacccCAAAGTTCAGAGGGCGAGGTCCTGGAACTATCATTAACCGAAGTTTCTTCGCTGCGCTAACCGGCTTATGGGTAGACTCCGCAGTGGGCAACATCGATGAGAAGTACGACCAACTCGTTGAAACCTGCACGACTGCACGAGGGAGGCTGAAAGTTTTAAATCCATCaggagacgcctgtctctccAAACTCTGA
- a CDS encoding hypothetical protein (NECATOR_CHRV.G20204.T2), producing MRQLEWDDMGVKVDGRQLHHLRFADDIVLITASVSQAERMLTEFDETCGCIGLQLNLQKTLNDSTCRPGTPGSVLTSSTLPHFLL from the exons ATGCGacagttggaatgggacgacatgggagtgaaggttgatggtcggcagctacaccacttgcgcttcgctgatgacatcgtactgataacagcTAGtgtcagccaagcggaacgaatgctgaccgaattcgatgaaacatgtggatgcatcggtcttcagttgaatctacaaaagacgctCAATG attcaacttgtagaccaggaacacccggctctgtgctcacctcttcaacactaccgcacttcctgctttga